A section of the Fusobacterium sp. genome encodes:
- a CDS encoding autotransporter-associated N-terminal domain-containing protein, whose product MRKGDIEKSLKRFLKRKVSYSLSLLIAFMITGGISLSAGITAEDIQETKSDLLTRIQLERE is encoded by the coding sequence ATGAGAAAAGGTGACATAGAAAAATCTTTAAAGAGATTTTTAAAAAGAAAAGTTAGTTATTCTCTTTCACTCTTGATAGCCTTCATGATAACTGGAGGAATATCTTTAAGTGCAGGAATAACAGCAGAAGATATTCAGGAAACAAAAAGTGATCTTTTAACTAGAATACAGCTGGAAAGAGAA
- a CDS encoding AEC family transporter — MKQVLMKASAFVFIIIMGYVLKKRKFFAPDDYRIVTKIVINITLPAAIITSFGSFQKEDSLFILVLLGLGCNMVMIVLGYILSKKKEDKVRALYMLNLSGYNIGAFTLPFVQNFLGAFGVVAVCMFDIGNSISCTGGSYAVTSAVIKTGEKASFLQSIKRLFSSVPFVTYTSMLVLALLNIHIPEEIISVTSVIGAANGFVSMLMIGMMFEIKFRYDYLSKAGFILAVRYIASGIMALLFYKFMPFPLEIRQVLAIAVFAPVSALSAVFTERCDGDVGIAGFTSSASIIISIIIITFLLVSMGIGIQI; from the coding sequence ATGAAACAAGTTCTGATGAAAGCCTCAGCTTTTGTCTTTATCATAATAATGGGGTATGTGTTGAAAAAAAGAAAATTCTTTGCACCAGATGATTATAGAATAGTAACAAAGATAGTTATAAATATAACTCTTCCAGCAGCAATAATCACTAGCTTTGGAAGTTTTCAAAAAGAAGATTCACTCTTTATACTTGTACTTCTAGGACTTGGATGTAATATGGTAATGATAGTTCTAGGATATATTCTTTCAAAGAAAAAAGAAGATAAAGTAAGGGCATTATATATGCTTAATTTATCAGGATATAATATAGGAGCATTTACTCTGCCCTTTGTTCAGAACTTTCTGGGAGCATTTGGAGTAGTAGCAGTATGTATGTTTGATATAGGAAATTCTATAAGCTGTACTGGAGGTTCTTACGCAGTGACATCTGCAGTAATAAAAACTGGAGAAAAAGCTTCTTTTTTACAGTCTATAAAAAGACTTTTTTCATCAGTTCCCTTTGTAACATATACAAGTATGTTGGTATTGGCTTTGTTGAATATCCATATACCTGAAGAGATAATTTCCGTGACCTCAGTGATAGGAGCTGCCAATGGATTTGTTTCCATGCTTATGATAGGAATGATGTTTGAGATAAAATTCAGATATGATTATCTTTCAAAGGCTGGGTTTATATTGGCAGTGAGATATATAGCTTCTGGAATAATGGCATTGTTGTTTTATAAGTTCATGCCCTTTCCATTGGAAATACGTCAAGTATTGGCAATAGCAGTATTCGCCCCAGTTTCAGCGCTGTCAGCAGTATTTACTGAAAGATGTGATGGAGATGTTGGAATAGCAGGTTTTACAAGTTCAGCTTCAATAATTATAAGTATAATAATAATAACCTTTCTTCTGGTATCTATGGGTATAGGGATACAAATATAA
- a CDS encoding MBL fold metallo-hydrolase — translation MPELFYQKPEIYRILVPLPENPLKTLNSYLIKSENRNLLIDTGFNRPECYEALIENLKKLNVDMEKTDIFLTHLHSDHTGLINKIAHENSKIYIGKTDYEYIVENLKGLNWKESEKRFASEGFPYEIIERLRKTNQARIFAPDGIFESISLEDGDKFNIDKLEFTVILTPGHTPGHTCLYLEKEKLLFSGDHILFDITPNITAWLKVKDSLRDYISSLEKIKRFEIKKTFPGHRTPSEDIYNRIDEIVEHHKSRLLDTLEVIKEHSNGLTAYEIASLMKWNMRGKSWSEFPDNQKWFAVGETLSHLDFLINENKIVKFKSDDIYKYKLK, via the coding sequence ATGCCAGAATTGTTTTACCAAAAACCAGAGATATATAGAATTCTTGTACCCTTACCAGAAAATCCATTAAAAACTTTAAATTCTTACTTAATAAAATCAGAGAATAGAAATCTATTAATTGATACTGGTTTTAATCGTCCAGAATGTTATGAAGCTCTTATAGAAAATTTGAAAAAATTAAATGTGGATATGGAGAAAACAGATATTTTTTTAACTCATCTGCATTCTGATCATACTGGGCTTATAAATAAGATTGCTCATGAAAATAGTAAAATCTATATTGGAAAAACTGATTATGAATATATAGTTGAAAATCTAAAAGGTTTAAATTGGAAAGAGTCAGAGAAAAGATTTGCTTCTGAAGGTTTCCCTTATGAAATAATAGAAAGATTGAGAAAAACAAATCAAGCAAGAATTTTTGCTCCAGATGGAATATTTGAATCAATTTCACTTGAGGATGGAGATAAATTTAATATTGATAAATTAGAATTTACTGTTATTCTTACTCCAGGACATACACCTGGTCATACATGTCTGTATTTAGAAAAAGAAAAACTTCTATTTTCAGGAGACCACATTCTTTTTGATATAACTCCAAATATAACTGCATGGTTAAAAGTAAAAGATTCTTTGAGAGATTACATCAGCAGTTTAGAAAAAATAAAAAGATTTGAAATAAAGAAAACTTTTCCAGGACATAGAACACCTTCTGAAGATATTTACAATAGAATAGATGAGATAGTAGAGCATCATAAATCTAGACTATTAGATACACTTGAAGTAATCAAAGAACATTCCAATGGATTAACAGCATATGAAATAGCCAGCTTAATGAAATGGAATATGAGAGGAAAATCATGGTCAGAATTTCCAGATAATCAAAAATGGTTTGCTGTTGGAGAAACATTGTCTCATTTAGATTTTTTAATCAATGAAAATAAAATAGTTAAATTTAAAAGTGATGACATATACAAATATAAATTAAAATAA
- a CDS encoding sugar phosphate isomerase/epimerase, which produces MNKIYVSDLICASDNYEDTINFFMDNKIRNIEFFIESHDEKHTEKLNKILENYSMENVSFHGPYRYFKLTVSEKNWEEILEDFKKAIDITQKYKGEFLVLHTNETLENEIDKNIIENRIKEIVKIAEKKSVKIAVENVGIRKNMLYNQEEYIELIKKYGFYSLIDIGHALLNNWNMKILIEILKDDIIGYHLHNNNGEKDTHQSVFNGKFDFKEIIKNIYEKTPAANLVLEYSSVTPKNELLEDLIMLSGFSRNIK; this is translated from the coding sequence ATGAATAAAATATATGTTAGTGATCTTATATGTGCCAGTGACAACTATGAAGATACAATAAATTTTTTTATGGATAATAAAATAAGAAATATAGAATTTTTTATAGAATCTCATGATGAGAAACATACTGAAAAGTTAAATAAAATTCTTGAAAATTATTCAATGGAAAATGTTTCATTTCATGGACCATATAGATATTTTAAACTTACAGTATCGGAAAAAAACTGGGAAGAAATACTAGAAGATTTTAAAAAAGCTATAGATATAACCCAAAAATATAAAGGGGAATTTCTGGTACTTCATACTAATGAAACTTTAGAAAATGAAATTGATAAAAATATAATAGAAAATAGAATAAAAGAAATAGTAAAAATAGCTGAAAAAAAATCTGTAAAGATAGCAGTAGAAAATGTAGGAATCAGAAAAAATATGCTGTATAATCAGGAAGAATATATTGAACTCATAAAAAAATATGGATTTTATTCCCTTATAGATATAGGACATGCTCTATTAAATAACTGGAATATGAAAATTTTAATAGAAATACTGAAAGATGATATAATAGGATACCATCTCCATAATAATAATGGAGAAAAGGATACTCATCAATCAGTTTTTAATGGAAAGTTTGATTTTAAAGAGATAATAAAGAATATTTATGAGAAAACACCAGCTGCAAATTTGGTATTAGAATATTCTTCTGTTACACCTAAAAATGAACTTTTAGAAGATTTAATAATGTTAAGTGGCTTTAGCAGAAATATAAAATAA
- a CDS encoding ABC transporter substrate-binding protein, with protein MKANLKNGLILGTMMFMAACSQGEKTSTENTAQEKKPVQIEYWHVASETFGGGAIKELIKEFNEQNKDIQVVEKFNPDMYKGLTQNLQVSIASNKYPAIVQMGYSYLNYAKDNFEYTPAQDVINKYFPEDKNFLDKNFLPNILELGQVNGEQVGIPYSISNPIMYINADLFKEAGLNADTPPKTWKEVAEAAMTIKMKTGNPGFFMQEYADNWAQQALLEGNGGQMLKVENGVTIPTFSSKESAEAYQLTADMVKDKSAIHASNDEGFQTFLNGKLGMVVTTIGKRENFESSAKFDLRGAKFPLFDGKERKLPAGGNMLMIMAKSPEDQQAAWRFMKFLLSADSTEKWTKGTGYLPPTIVEKGTGIDRFLTENKLMSVAASQMPDMGQWASFSGSNGLKAEQILIDARDIILSGEKPANEALEEAQNEIMKLIK; from the coding sequence TTGAAAGCAAATTTGAAAAATGGATTGATATTAGGAACAATGATGTTCATGGCTGCATGTTCACAGGGAGAAAAAACATCAACTGAAAATACAGCACAAGAGAAAAAACCAGTTCAGATAGAATACTGGCATGTAGCTTCAGAAACTTTTGGAGGAGGGGCTATAAAAGAACTAATCAAAGAATTTAATGAACAGAATAAAGATATTCAGGTAGTTGAGAAATTTAATCCTGATATGTACAAAGGTCTTACTCAAAATCTTCAGGTATCAATAGCTTCAAATAAATACCCTGCAATAGTTCAAATGGGGTATTCATATCTAAACTATGCAAAGGATAATTTTGAATATACACCAGCACAGGATGTTATAAATAAATATTTTCCAGAGGATAAAAACTTTCTTGATAAAAATTTCCTTCCTAATATTCTTGAACTTGGACAGGTAAATGGAGAGCAGGTGGGGATACCTTATTCTATAAGTAATCCTATTATGTATATCAATGCAGATTTATTTAAAGAAGCAGGACTTAATGCAGATACTCCTCCAAAGACTTGGAAAGAAGTGGCAGAAGCAGCTATGACAATAAAGATGAAAACTGGAAATCCAGGGTTCTTCATGCAGGAATATGCTGATAACTGGGCTCAACAGGCTTTGTTAGAAGGAAATGGAGGACAGATGCTGAAGGTGGAAAATGGAGTCACAATACCTACATTTTCATCAAAAGAATCAGCAGAAGCTTATCAGCTCACAGCAGATATGGTAAAGGATAAATCAGCAATACATGCAAGTAATGATGAAGGATTCCAGACTTTTCTAAATGGAAAACTGGGGATGGTAGTGACAACAATTGGTAAAAGAGAAAACTTTGAATCAAGTGCTAAATTTGACTTAAGAGGAGCAAAGTTCCCATTATTTGATGGAAAGGAAAGAAAACTTCCAGCTGGAGGTAATATGCTTATGATAATGGCAAAATCACCAGAGGATCAACAGGCAGCTTGGAGATTTATGAAATTTCTTTTAAGTGCTGATTCTACTGAAAAATGGACTAAAGGTACAGGATATCTGCCACCTACTATTGTGGAAAAGGGAACAGGAATAGACAGATTTCTTACTGAAAATAAATTAATGAGTGTAGCAGCGAGCCAAATGCCGGATATGGGACAATGGGCAAGTTTTTCAGGAAGTAATGGATTAAAGGCAGAACAGATACTTATAGATGCCAGAGATATTATATTAAGTGGTGAAAAACCAGCAAATGAAGCTCTTGAAGAAGCACAAAATGAAATTATGAAACTTATAAAGTAA
- a CDS encoding ABC transporter ATP-binding protein, with protein sequence MSSIMFKNVCKDYGSTQVVKNLNLEINPGERLVLLGPSGCGKSTTLRMIAGLEKITSGELYFGDKLMNDIEAGERNVAMVFQNYALYPHMTVWDNITFGLRMNKVEREEIEKRAREALKILNLEGLEKRYSKELSGGQRQRVALCRAVVKQSPFFLLDEPLSNLDVQLRNTSREKLVKLHNLYRPTFVYVTHDQIEAMTIGHRIAVLNKGYLQQIDTPEKIYNNPVNVFVAKFIGIPQINILRANINEGDILFKNNTIKLSDEKRELIEKRREVYLGIRPEYVKVSRDKSENSIKGNIAKIENYGSQKCLLITVNGEEKVMASVPNDSDFKRYEDVYIKFTKKNMLFFDIATENNIEME encoded by the coding sequence ATGAGCAGTATAATGTTTAAAAATGTATGTAAAGACTATGGAAGTACTCAAGTAGTAAAAAATCTCAATCTGGAAATTAATCCAGGAGAGAGACTTGTTCTCTTAGGTCCATCTGGGTGTGGAAAGAGTACCACATTAAGAATGATAGCAGGTCTTGAAAAAATAACATCAGGGGAATTGTATTTTGGAGATAAATTAATGAATGATATAGAAGCTGGAGAAAGAAATGTAGCAATGGTATTTCAAAACTATGCTCTCTATCCTCATATGACTGTCTGGGATAATATAACATTTGGTCTTAGGATGAATAAGGTAGAAAGAGAAGAGATAGAAAAAAGAGCCAGAGAGGCATTGAAGATATTAAATCTTGAAGGATTGGAAAAAAGATATTCTAAAGAACTTTCAGGAGGGCAAAGACAGAGAGTTGCTCTGTGCAGAGCTGTTGTGAAACAGTCTCCATTCTTTCTTTTAGATGAACCCTTATCAAATCTTGATGTACAGCTGAGAAATACCTCAAGAGAGAAACTTGTAAAACTTCATAATCTGTACAGACCTACATTTGTATATGTGACTCATGACCAGATAGAAGCTATGACAATAGGTCACAGAATAGCAGTATTAAATAAAGGATATCTTCAGCAGATAGATACTCCTGAGAAAATATATAACAATCCAGTAAATGTATTTGTAGCTAAATTTATAGGAATACCTCAGATAAACATACTCAGGGCAAATATAAATGAAGGGGATATTCTATTTAAAAATAATACAATAAAGTTATCTGATGAAAAAAGAGAACTTATTGAGAAAAGAAGAGAGGTATATCTGGGTATCAGACCTGAATATGTAAAAGTGAGCAGAGATAAATCTGAAAACAGTATAAAGGGAAATATAGCTAAAATAGAAAATTATGGAAGTCAGAAATGTCTGCTGATAACAGTAAATGGTGAAGAAAAAGTTATGGCCTCTGTACCAAATGACAGTGATTTTAAAAGATATGAAGATGTGTATATAAAGTTTACAAAGAAAAATATGCTTTTCTTTGATATAGCTACTGAAAATAATATAGAAATGGAATAA
- a CDS encoding carbohydrate ABC transporter permease gives MKTREKKWHILFFIIILLQIFPLIYMLSISLKSMDQVFSEPLKLIPSVITLENYKHIWNNVPIIKYIWNTFFISAMVTLGKIITSIMAAYVMTYKEFKGKKIIYSMILITLFVPFTVTMIPNYLTVSKLGILDTSFGVILPQLADALGILLMMQNMRGIPKSLLEVAKIDNISETRTLIHLIIPMIKNSIIAMGILFFINSWNEYFWPLIILSSKENYTLSLALQMFISSEGGNNWGITMAIAGMTIIFPIILYIFCQRMIMTSFVKSGIKG, from the coding sequence ATGAAAACTAGAGAAAAAAAATGGCATATATTATTTTTTATAATTATTCTCTTGCAGATATTTCCTTTGATATATATGCTTTCTATATCACTGAAAAGTATGGATCAGGTATTTTCTGAACCTTTAAAACTGATTCCATCAGTAATTACACTTGAAAACTATAAACACATATGGAATAATGTTCCAATAATAAAATATATATGGAATACTTTCTTTATTTCAGCAATGGTCACTTTGGGAAAAATAATTACAAGTATTATGGCAGCTTATGTCATGACATATAAGGAATTTAAAGGGAAGAAAATAATTTATTCAATGATATTGATTACTTTGTTTGTTCCTTTTACAGTAACAATGATTCCAAACTATTTAACTGTGTCAAAACTGGGGATATTGGATACTAGTTTTGGAGTCATTCTTCCTCAGTTAGCAGATGCTTTAGGAATACTTTTAATGATGCAGAATATGAGAGGAATACCAAAATCTCTTTTAGAGGTAGCTAAAATAGATAATATATCTGAAACAAGAACTTTGATACATCTCATAATACCTATGATAAAAAATTCTATAATAGCAATGGGAATATTGTTCTTTATCAATTCATGGAACGAGTATTTCTGGCCCTTGATAATACTGAGCAGCAAGGAAAACTATACATTATCTCTTGCACTTCAGATGTTCATAAGTTCAGAAGGAGGAAATAATTGGGGAATAACTATGGCAATAGCTGGAATGACTATAATTTTTCCAATAATTCTATACATATTTTGCCAGAGAATGATAATGACTAGCTTTGTTAAGTCGGGAATAAAAGGATAA
- a CDS encoding sugar ABC transporter permease yields MKIKKENYMIALLVPAIGIFTAFVFWPILRTIYLSFFDWNMISKNKKFILLDNYTNILTDSVIYKSLGNTFLYIIFLGIFNFILPYVFAYALALLISRLKSFYRAMIFFPSIISLVVASLVFLWLFNPMSGPISKVYELFGIESLFWLKTNGLVILLVSIITAWKIFGYNLILLLAGILEVPSELIESAKIDKLSNLQIFIYIVLPMTSSTALYVSIMTVVYGLQQVFVPINVLTQGGPNNGSTNLVYSIYQYAFTFFQTGRASALAIITTLFFFVLISLKIKILEKGVYYEN; encoded by the coding sequence TTGAAAATAAAAAAAGAAAATTACATGATTGCGCTTTTAGTTCCAGCTATAGGAATTTTTACTGCATTTGTTTTCTGGCCTATATTGAGAACTATTTATCTCAGTTTTTTTGACTGGAATATGATAAGTAAAAATAAGAAATTTATATTACTGGATAATTATACAAATATATTGACTGATTCAGTTATATACAAATCTCTGGGAAATACATTCCTATATATAATATTTTTAGGAATATTCAATTTCATACTGCCATATGTATTTGCTTATGCACTGGCACTGCTTATCAGCAGATTAAAAAGCTTCTATAGAGCAATGATATTTTTTCCAAGTATAATTTCCCTTGTGGTAGCTTCTCTGGTGTTCTTATGGCTTTTCAATCCTATGTCAGGGCCTATATCAAAAGTTTATGAATTATTTGGGATAGAATCTCTATTTTGGCTGAAAACCAATGGATTGGTAATTCTTTTGGTGAGCATTATAACCGCATGGAAAATATTTGGATATAATTTGATACTTCTTTTAGCAGGGATACTGGAAGTTCCATCAGAATTAATAGAAAGTGCCAAAATAGATAAGCTTTCTAATCTTCAAATATTTATATATATAGTACTTCCAATGACATCTTCCACAGCTTTGTATGTGTCAATAATGACAGTAGTATATGGACTTCAACAGGTGTTTGTCCCTATAAATGTCCTTACTCAGGGAGGACCAAATAATGGAAGTACAAACCTTGTATACAGTATATATCAGTATGCTTTTACCTTTTTTCAGACAGGAAGGGCTTCGGCACTGGCTATAATCACTACTCTGTTTTTCTTTGTATTGATAAGTCTGAAGATAAAAATACTGGAAAAAGGAGTATATTATGAAAACTAG
- a CDS encoding methylated-DNA--[protein]-cysteine S-methyltransferase: MNYSTHYSSPLGKILLASDGDNLIGLWYEGQKYYAATIKEKIEDKSELSVFKITKKWLDRYFNGEKPDISELPLSPKGGEFRKAVWDVLCKIPYGKTITYGEIAEILADKMGKERMSSQAVGGAVGHNPISIIIPCHRVIGKNGSLTGFASGISKKVKLLELEKVDMSHFFVPTKGTAL; this comes from the coding sequence ATGAATTATTCAACACACTATTCATCACCTTTAGGAAAAATATTACTGGCAAGTGATGGAGATAATCTCATTGGATTATGGTATGAGGGGCAAAAGTATTATGCTGCTACTATCAAAGAGAAGATAGAAGATAAATCAGAACTTTCAGTATTTAAAATTACAAAAAAATGGCTGGATAGATATTTTAATGGAGAGAAACCAGATATTTCAGAACTTCCATTATCTCCAAAAGGTGGAGAGTTTAGAAAAGCTGTATGGGATGTTTTATGTAAAATTCCTTATGGAAAAACTATTACTTATGGTGAAATTGCAGAAATTTTAGCTGATAAAATGGGAAAAGAAAGAATGTCCAGTCAGGCAGTTGGTGGAGCAGTAGGGCATAATCCTATTTCCATTATCATTCCATGTCATCGTGTTATAGGAAAAAATGGAAGTTTGACAGGATTTGCAAGTGGTATCAGTAAAAAAGTTAAACTGCTGGAGCTTGAAAAAGTTGATATGTCGCATTTTTTTGTTCCTACTAAAGGTACAGCACTTTAA